A window of Hyperolius riggenbachi isolate aHypRig1 chromosome 1, aHypRig1.pri, whole genome shotgun sequence contains these coding sequences:
- the ANP32B gene encoding acidic leucine-rich nuclear phosphoprotein 32 family member B isoform X2 — MDMKKRIHLELRNRTPSDVRELVLDNCRAKDGKIEGLTADFVNLEFLSLINVLLTSVSNLPKLPKLKKLELSDNRISGGLDVLAEKLPNLTHLNLSGNKLKDISTLEPLKKLEHLKSLDLFNCEVTNLNDYRESVFKLLPQLTYLDGYDKDDKEAPDSDAEADGDGVDEEDDDEEGEDEDDDEEEGEEEDIDEEDDDEDDDEVGEDEDEEDASGEEEEDFGRDEVEDEEEDEDEEEDEDDAGKGQKRKRDTDDEGDEEED; from the exons GTACGGGAACTTGTTTTGGACAACTGCAGGGCAAAAGATGGCAAAATTGAGGGACTAACAGCAGATTTTGTGAATCTAGAGTTCCTGAGCCTTATAAATGTATTGTTGACGTCAGTTTCAAATCTTCCTAAACTGCCCAAGTTAAAAAAG CTTGAACTGAGTGACAACAGGATTTCTGGAGGCCTAGATGTACTAGCAGAGAAGCTCCCAAACCTCACACATCTAAATCTCAGTGGAAATAAACTAAAAGACATTAGCACCTTGGAACCTCTA aaAAAGTTGGAGCATCTGAAGAGTCTTGACTTGTTTAACTGTGAAGTAACAAACCTTAATGATTACAGAGAAAGTGTATTTAAACTCCTCCCTCAGCTGACTTACTTGGATGGGTATGACAAAGATGATAAAGAAGCCCCAGACTCTGATGCAGAGGCTGATGGAGATGGTGTTGATGAGGAGGATGACGACGAAG aaggtgaagatgaagatgatgatgaagaggaaggggaggaagaagatatagatGAGGAAGATGATGATGAGGATGACGATGAAgtgggagaagatgaagatgaggaagatgccagtggagaagaG GAAGAAGATTTCGGACGTGATGAAGTAGAAGACGAAGAGGAGGATGAAGATGAGGAGGAAGATGAAG ATGATGCTGGAAAAGGGCAAAAGAGGAAGAGAGACACAGATGACGAAGGTGATGAAGAGGAAGACTAA
- the ANP32B gene encoding acidic leucine-rich nuclear phosphoprotein 32 family member B isoform X1: MLTLCAGNASRCTVYLMYEVRELVLDNCRAKDGKIEGLTADFVNLEFLSLINVLLTSVSNLPKLPKLKKLELSDNRISGGLDVLAEKLPNLTHLNLSGNKLKDISTLEPLKKLEHLKSLDLFNCEVTNLNDYRESVFKLLPQLTYLDGYDKDDKEAPDSDAEADGDGVDEEDDDEEGEDEDDDEEEGEEEDIDEEDDDEDDDEVGEDEDEEDASGEEEEDFGRDEVEDEEEDEDEEEDEDDAGKGQKRKRDTDDEGDEEED, from the exons GTACGGGAACTTGTTTTGGACAACTGCAGGGCAAAAGATGGCAAAATTGAGGGACTAACAGCAGATTTTGTGAATCTAGAGTTCCTGAGCCTTATAAATGTATTGTTGACGTCAGTTTCAAATCTTCCTAAACTGCCCAAGTTAAAAAAG CTTGAACTGAGTGACAACAGGATTTCTGGAGGCCTAGATGTACTAGCAGAGAAGCTCCCAAACCTCACACATCTAAATCTCAGTGGAAATAAACTAAAAGACATTAGCACCTTGGAACCTCTA aaAAAGTTGGAGCATCTGAAGAGTCTTGACTTGTTTAACTGTGAAGTAACAAACCTTAATGATTACAGAGAAAGTGTATTTAAACTCCTCCCTCAGCTGACTTACTTGGATGGGTATGACAAAGATGATAAAGAAGCCCCAGACTCTGATGCAGAGGCTGATGGAGATGGTGTTGATGAGGAGGATGACGACGAAG aaggtgaagatgaagatgatgatgaagaggaaggggaggaagaagatatagatGAGGAAGATGATGATGAGGATGACGATGAAgtgggagaagatgaagatgaggaagatgccagtggagaagaG GAAGAAGATTTCGGACGTGATGAAGTAGAAGACGAAGAGGAGGATGAAGATGAGGAGGAAGATGAAG ATGATGCTGGAAAAGGGCAAAAGAGGAAGAGAGACACAGATGACGAAGGTGATGAAGAGGAAGACTAA